The nucleotide window AAACTTAGCCTGCTTTAACGTCAATTCAGTTGCTAGTACAAGAACTTTCTTGGTATTGCCCTCTCTTATGGCAGGCTTAATAGCAGGTTCCATTCCAATAATCGGAATATTATATTTATTCCTTAAATCCCTAACTGCAATACTTGTTGCAGTATTACAAGCTATTACAAGAGCTTCAATGTCCCTCGCCATAAGAAAACTTACCACATCATCAACATAACCTTTAACTTGCTCTGATGATTTTGTACCATAGGGTACATTTAATGTGTCTGCATAATATATAAAGTCCGCCATGGGTAATTTTTCAATAGCTTGTTTTAATACCGTTATACCGCCAATTCCTGAATCAAAAATTCCAATCTTCATCTTTACCACCATTCATTTTACCACCATAGCATTAACGAGCTATGGTTATCATATTGCTAAAAAAAACTAAAATAATTCCATACTTAACTATAGATTATATCATATAATTGGCAGTAAAATCAAAAATGTATCTAAAATTATTCCTCTAAGAACTTTCTGAATGTAGCTTGTTTCTCATCCTCAAAATTTTCTAGACACTCATATCCTTTTTGTTGCATGTCTGTCATATGCAGATTTTTTTCATTAATCGTATCATAGGTAAATGATGTATAGTGAACCCGCTCTATTTTATCCATAATATTTTTCATACAGCACCTCTTTCTATAAATTCTAATCATTTATAATATGTGCAAAAAAATAACTAAATACACCTTAGAATAGATATAGAATAGAAAAAGCATTACGTGAAAGACGGGTGTCTAATAACGAAATGCTTTTCTTCTGAGATAAGAGAGCTCTATATTAAATATTCTGTAACTTTCTCTTCTTCCATGCATGTAATCCTAATGAAAGCCCAATAACAAAGTAAACGACAAACGCTCTAAAGAACTCACCAATTTGAGCATCACCAAATAAAGTTTTGCCAGCAGTTGGTGATACAATAAATACAGATTGGAACAAGATAACACCAAGGATAGCATGCTTAATATTAGCTTTACTTACAGACGCTCCTCCAATTAATATTGCTGCTACAGAAAACATACCTACCTGCCTATGGCTACCATAAGTATTCATGGTACCTATGTTTTGAAGGAGAATTATTTGCCCCCAGGCAGCTAGTACCGTTGATATAATAACAGCAATAATACGTGTTCGATTGACATTGATTCCTGCCACTTTACCAATGTGTTGACTTTGTCCAATGGTCCTAAAATCTTGCCCAAGCTTAGTCTTCAAAATCCATACCGTAAAGAGACATAATAAAGCGATAATTAACCATGTTACTACTGGTATTTTTAAACCACCAATTTGACTTACGCTTCCAAGATTTAAAAACATCATAGCTAGTGAACCAATAATAACAACTATAGCAATAACAATATTAAAAGCGAATCTTGTATTATTAGCCTCACGACCGTACCCTTTTTTTCTCACCATTCTATAGATATTTAATAGGATTAAAGCTACTGCAAATATAATTAGTATAAGTGACAAATCAAATCTAATAATGCCATCAATAGCATACTTAATACCGTCATTTGCACCATCCATCACACCATCGCCATTTAAGGCAATTGTATTACGAAGTCCAATACCGTCAGGTTTAATCATAACCGAATCCTTCATCGGGATGACATTTCCGGCTAAGAATAGGAAGATGAACTGATAGATTCCATTTGCAAAGTAACCTAAGATAAGACCAGCAATCATCTCTTGCCCTTTTGTATTATTGTAGAGCTTACCTGTTAGATAACCAAACAAGATTGCAATTGGAGTTGCTACAACAACACAAAGAGCAAAACCTGGTATACCTGAAATTCCCCAGTACGTTACAGCAATTAACGCCATTTGCCCTGCCATTGCTCCAACAACAATACCGAAATTCAAACCAATACCTGCTATAATTGGTATAATAAGAGACAATACAAGGAAGAGATTTCTTGTTATACGAGTTATTAATTCATTTGCGATAAATGTAACAGATAACTCAGACAGCATTATACCCGCTATGGCTAACATCACAAATATAATGGTTACAATATTTTGAATCACTATTTTTTGAAGCTTTCCCCATCTTGAATTATTAATATCTTTGTTAATTTCAAATTTCACCTCTGCCATATCAATTACCTCCATCCACTTTGGTTAGCGCGTATAGAATAATACCATTTTGAACGACCATCCGAATAATTTCAGATAAGTTCCCTTCTGGAAAAATTACATTGGCAACAGGTAACGCAGATGTTAATAATCCTTGGAATAGAAGCACACCGATAATAGCATGGGATATCTTTGCCCGCTTTGCTGTGGCACCTCCAATTAAAACAGCAGCAACGGCTGGAAAAGCCATCATGAGTGGTGCTGTATATAATTGAACAAATCCATAACTCTGAGAAAATACGATAATCCCTATTGCCCCAAGTACTGTAGAAACAATACTCGCCACTATTCTACCACGATCAATATTAATACCAGAGGATTCCGCATATTTTGGGTTTTTCCCTGCCGCAAGTATTAATGTACCCATCTTACTTTTAGTAAATAGAAAAACAACAAAACACGTTACCAAAAAGAAAAGTATTAATCCTGTTGGTATTTCAACACCTCCTATAGAAAATGCTAAGAAATTATCAAGAATTTGACCAAAAGTGTTCTCGAGGGTAAATGTCAATCTCAACCCCTTACCAGCAATAGGCCACAGCATTGTTCCCTCTGTAAAAGGCAACACAACCCAACCAATGCACATGAGCGAAACAACTGAGAATCCGATATAGGTTGCAATGGTCATCTCTGCACCTTTTACCGCATTAAGCAACTTACCATATAAAACACCTGATATAATAGCAATGGGTAAAGATATCAGAATGGCCATAACAAAACACAAAAGCCCTATAAAACCTAATTCGATACTAATAATAATTCCTAATAGACCACATATAATACCTATAGCCAAAGCAAAGTTGGGACCTGTCCCGGCCTGAATGGATGGTACCATTGCCAACACTAAAATACCAAACATACCAAATCGTTGTAATATATCACCGAACAAAAGACCCATGGGTAATTGAATTACAAACCCCATAATAAGTACGAATATGAATAAACTCGTAATGATTAACCGAGGTATACCTATTTTTTTGATTGCTGTTTTTGCGTATGCACTCATGTTATGCCCCCTCCTTTTCAGCTTGATTTATACGTCCTGCCATCAATAAACCAAACTCCTTATCTGAAGCATCAGGTTCAAGAACACCAGCTATTTTCCCTTCACTAATAATGGCTATTCTATCTGCAACGCTTCTTAACTCTGCTAACTCAGAGGAAGTCATAATAATGGTCATATTACGCTTTTTATTCAAATCAACTAGTAAATCTAAAACTAGTTTTTTTGCTCCTATATCGATCCCTCTAGTTGGTTCCGATATGAGAAGAATATCCGGTTCTAGTGTCAAAGCCCTCGCTATACATACCTTTTGCTGGTTACCACCACTTAAACTACCAGCGTACTGTCTAGGCCCCGTACATCTAATATCTAAATCCTCAATCATTTCAAGTGCATGTCTTCTTATCGCACCGCTTTTTTGAAGTTTAAATAAGCCAAAATTATATAGAAATTTGTCTTGAATATTTAGAGCAGTTATTACCATATTCATTTCAATGGAATCATCCAAAATTAACCCTACACCCTTTCTATCTTCTGACACAAATGATATTCCACTGTTTAACATGCTCTTTGTATCTCTAGCTGTAATTAATTTCTCGTTAAGGACAACTTCACCAGTAGATGGATACATCCCCATAAGCCCATTGGCAATACCAAGTTTACCTTGACCAGCTAATCCACCTATCCCTAAAATTTCTCCTTTTCTTACTTGGAGATCTATTCCTTTTACTTTTTCACCAGGCATGTCTACTGTATAGCCTTTAATGTCTAATATAATTTCATCCTTATCACTAAGGCTGGTTTCCTTTTTCGATAATGCTATCTTTCTACCTACCATCCATTCAGCAAGTTCTTCTACAGATGTCTCTTTAGAGGTTTTACAAGTAACCAATTCACCGTCTCTCAAAACAGTAATATAATCGGATATTTCGATGACTTCATCAAGGCGATGACTAATGAATAAAATAGCAATTCCTTTAGAAGCTAATCTTTTAATAGCTTCTAGTAAATTCTCTGCCTCTGATTCAGTTAATACAGCCGTTGGCTCATCAAAAACCAATAAGCGGATATTCTCTTTATCGATCTCCCTAGCGATTTCTATAAACTGCATATGCCCTACAGGTAGTCCTTCTACCCTTACCCATTCATCGATGTCCATTGCTAATGTATCTAAAGCATTTCTAGCATCATGACCCATGTTTTCAAAATCAACAGTATTAAGTTTTTTACCAAATACAGCACTAGCAGGGTTAGCTTTTGTAATTTCGCGGTTGAGTTTAATATTTTCTGTTACAGAAAAATCGGGTATGAGCATGAATTCTTGATGAACCATACCGATCCCTAATTCCATTGCTTCTTTTGGTGATTTTATAGAAATATTCTTACCTCCAAATTTAACCGTACCATCAAATCCACCAGTGGAATGTATGACGTCCATTCCAAATAGTATATTCATCAATGTCGACTTCCCTGCTCCGTTTTCCCCAACTAAACTATGGATTTCTCCTGGTCCTAAGATGAGTTCAACATCTTTAAGCACTGCATTTCCATAGTACTCTTTTGTAATGCCTCTCATCTCAAGTAAATAGTCATTGTACACGTTTTTTCCCCCTCCAATTAGATGAAGTATTTTCATTCTAACTTAGCCAATAAGAATAGAAGAGGTTGCTAAGCAAAACCTAGCAACCTACTTAGCATTCACATCTTAGAAATCATAGAAATCACATAATACCATGAGGTAATTATCGAATTCTTTATCGTTTTCAACCAATGGGACAACATTTAATTTAATTTCATCTGTTTTAGTAACACTTTCAACATATACATTGAAAGATTTTATTACTTCTTCAACATTAAGTTTTTCTTCAAATTCACCATTAATCCATTTCACTGCATAATCAGCACCAGCTTCAACGTACATCATATTAACGGGAACTGGCCATGTAGAAGCTCTGCCTGAAATACCAGCTTCAGCATATATATTACTGATTTCATTTAAGATGTAAGGAATATCCCCCTCATGACCTTCTACTGTAATTTCCAATGCATTTGGGAATCCATGATATGGAGATGGACAACAGGGTTGAGGATAAATTGCACCTTCATCAAAAGAAGCTTTTATTAATGGTGTTTGCATTGCACAGTTTGTTGAGAAGAAGGCAGTATTTTTCCCATATTGCTCTATCATCTTAGGTACATCTTCCAAAATAAATTGTTGTGCACCAGCTGTACCTGCATCACCCGTTGGGTCTGGAGCAGTTGCGTCAACAAATTCAATACCTAATTCATCGCATTTTTCTTTCATTAAATCTCTACGGGCTGCTAATAACGCATAAGACATATGTCTTGGGAATGAATAGTGTACAAACACTTCTGCTCCAAGCTTTTTAGCTTGTTCTGGGACTGCAGTTCCCATACCGATTTCATCCATTTGGAAGCAGATATCTGCTCTTTCAGAGATCATGTTTGGATCTTCACCAGAAGTACCAACAATGATTAATAAATCATCACCACGAAGCTCTTTTACTTTATCAATTGCTGCTGATGTACCTGGTATACCTTGACAAATAACAAGTGCTTTAACATCTGGAT belongs to Vallitalea okinawensis and includes:
- a CDS encoding ABC transporter permease subunit; this encodes MAEVKFEINKDINNSRWGKLQKIVIQNIVTIIFVMLAIAGIMLSELSVTFIANELITRITRNLFLVLSLIIPIIAGIGLNFGIVVGAMAGQMALIAVTYWGISGIPGFALCVVVATPIAILFGYLTGKLYNNTKGQEMIAGLILGYFANGIYQFIFLFLAGNVIPMKDSVMIKPDGIGLRNTIALNGDGVMDGANDGIKYAIDGIIRFDLSLILIIFAVALILLNIYRMVRKKGYGREANNTRFAFNIVIAIVVIIGSLAMMFLNLGSVSQIGGLKIPVVTWLIIALLCLFTVWILKTKLGQDFRTIGQSQHIGKVAGINVNRTRIIAVIISTVLAAWGQIILLQNIGTMNTYGSHRQVGMFSVAAILIGGASVSKANIKHAILGVILFQSVFIVSPTAGKTLFGDAQIGEFFRAFVVYFVIGLSLGLHAWKKRKLQNI
- a CDS encoding ABC transporter permease subunit; the protein is MSAYAKTAIKKIGIPRLIITSLFIFVLIMGFVIQLPMGLLFGDILQRFGMFGILVLAMVPSIQAGTGPNFALAIGIICGLLGIIISIELGFIGLLCFVMAILISLPIAIISGVLYGKLLNAVKGAEMTIATYIGFSVVSLMCIGWVVLPFTEGTMLWPIAGKGLRLTFTLENTFGQILDNFLAFSIGGVEIPTGLILFFLVTCFVVFLFTKSKMGTLILAAGKNPKYAESSGINIDRGRIVASIVSTVLGAIGIIVFSQSYGFVQLYTAPLMMAFPAVAAVLIGGATAKRAKISHAIIGVLLFQGLLTSALPVANVIFPEGNLSEIIRMVVQNGIILYALTKVDGGN
- a CDS encoding sugar ABC transporter ATP-binding protein, producing MRGITKEYYGNAVLKDVELILGPGEIHSLVGENGAGKSTLMNILFGMDVIHSTGGFDGTVKFGGKNISIKSPKEAMELGIGMVHQEFMLIPDFSVTENIKLNREITKANPASAVFGKKLNTVDFENMGHDARNALDTLAMDIDEWVRVEGLPVGHMQFIEIAREIDKENIRLLVFDEPTAVLTESEAENLLEAIKRLASKGIAILFISHRLDEVIEISDYITVLRDGELVTCKTSKETSVEELAEWMVGRKIALSKKETSLSDKDEIILDIKGYTVDMPGEKVKGIDLQVRKGEILGIGGLAGQGKLGIANGLMGMYPSTGEVVLNEKLITARDTKSMLNSGISFVSEDRKGVGLILDDSIEMNMVITALNIQDKFLYNFGLFKLQKSGAIRRHALEMIEDLDIRCTGPRQYAGSLSGGNQQKVCIARALTLEPDILLISEPTRGIDIGAKKLVLDLLVDLNKKRNMTIIMTSSELAELRSVADRIAIISEGKIAGVLEPDASDKEFGLLMAGRINQAEKEGA
- a CDS encoding DUF3798 domain-containing protein; amino-acid sequence: MLKKGLSLMIVLIMLTTMLMACNSTETSSGEDNWKIGVITGTVTQNEEEYRAAEAVLAKYGEEHVILQTYPDNFMDEQETVISNITGVASDPDVKALVICQGIPGTSAAIDKVKELRGDDLLIIVGTSGEDPNMISERADICFQMDEIGMGTAVPEQAKKLGAEVFVHYSFPRHMSYALLAARRDLMKEKCDELGIEFVDATAPDPTGDAGTAGAQQFILEDVPKMIEQYGKNTAFFSTNCAMQTPLIKASFDEGAIYPQPCCPSPYHGFPNALEITVEGHEGDIPYILNEISNIYAEAGISGRASTWPVPVNMMYVEAGADYAVKWINGEFEEKLNVEEVIKSFNVYVESVTKTDEIKLNVVPLVENDKEFDNYLMVLCDFYDF